The following are from one region of the Geothermobacter ehrlichii genome:
- a CDS encoding Ppx/GppA phosphatase family protein, with protein sequence MNDTAPTCVIDIGSNTLRMLVATVRPARSLELHCYRQMATRLAAGLNERGVLGSERMALAIDVLRSFLTEAAAHDPKKIVILATEAVRRAKNGEDFVRQVRADTGVRVRILDPEQEARLSCFGALSGLDPAPEKALVFDLGGGSLELAFVDGGRLRWHDSLPLGVVRLAEATGDLLARETARMKRQLHSSGVFTMAADSGCRLIGTAGTVTTLAALHLGLAVYEPGRVNGLRLSREQLLALKQRLAPLRPREREALPGMEAGRGDLILPGLEVVLRLMAMVRKEEITVSDRGLLEGAALGGEMFD encoded by the coding sequence ATGAATGATACCGCCCCGACCTGTGTGATCGACATCGGTTCGAACACGCTGCGCATGCTGGTCGCTACGGTGCGCCCGGCGCGCAGTCTCGAGCTGCACTGCTACCGGCAGATGGCGACGAGGCTGGCCGCCGGCCTGAACGAGCGGGGAGTGCTCGGGTCCGAGCGTATGGCGCTGGCCATCGACGTGCTTCGTTCCTTCCTGACCGAAGCTGCCGCCCATGATCCGAAAAAGATCGTGATTCTCGCCACCGAGGCGGTACGACGGGCGAAAAACGGTGAAGATTTCGTCCGCCAGGTGCGGGCGGACACGGGAGTCAGGGTGCGGATTCTCGACCCGGAACAGGAGGCCCGCCTCAGCTGCTTCGGCGCCCTGTCCGGCCTGGATCCGGCGCCCGAAAAGGCCCTTGTCTTCGATCTCGGCGGCGGCAGTCTGGAGCTGGCCTTTGTCGACGGGGGACGGCTGCGCTGGCATGACAGTCTTCCCCTCGGCGTCGTGCGCCTGGCGGAGGCGACCGGCGATCTGCTTGCCAGGGAGACGGCGCGTATGAAACGGCAACTGCACAGCTCCGGCGTTTTCACCATGGCCGCCGACAGCGGCTGCCGCCTGATCGGTACTGCCGGTACGGTCACCACCCTGGCGGCGCTGCACCTGGGTCTCGCCGTCTACGAGCCGGGTCGCGTCAACGGCCTGCGGCTGTCCCGCGAGCAGTTGCTGGCGCTGAAGCAAAGACTGGCGCCTCTGCGCCCCCGGGAGAGAGAGGCACTGCCCGGCATGGAGGCGGGGAGGGGGGATCTGATCCTGCCCGGTCTCGAGGTCGTGCTGCGGCTCATGGCGATGGTGCGCAAGGAGGAAATCACGGTCTCGGACCGCGGTCTGCTGGAAGGGGCCGCCCTGGGCGGTGAAATGTTCGATTGA